The stretch of DNA ACCTATATGCTCTTCCTCGACTGCACCGGTTGGTGCGAGGCGCACGACGTCACGCTCGACGAGCTCTTGAAGCGCGCGTGGAACGTCGGCGTCGCCGTGCAGGACGGCCGCCAGTTCAAGGCCCCGTGCGCCATCCGCATGAACGTCGCCCTGCCGCTTTCCCGCGTGCAGGAAGCGATGCAGCGGTTGAGCAAATACGTTTTCGTCGACTGAGGTTCTACGGTAATAGCCCGTTTACGCCGACGGCATTGTCTGTTATGCGTGAGCGAGGTGCCGTAATGGATGCTTTGATCGGCAGAAATAGCGGCACCTCGTAAAGCGGCTAGCATTCAAAGCGATACCTCTATATGCAATGGTGATGGAAGCGGATATGAACTGTCCGAACGCGATACCATGGAACGCATGGAATTGCTGAAACATATCCTCATCGTGCTCGACATCGTGATGAGCGTGGCCATCCTTTCGGTGCACGCCTACTGGGCTTGCGGCGGCACGAAGCTGACCGAATACGTGCTGCCTGCCTACAAACACGACTACAAGCCGCATCTGATGCACGTCAAGGCAGGGGATCAGCCGCCGGCTTGGGCCGCCTGGTGTGTGGTTTTCTGTTTCGTTGTGCAGATTGCGCTGCTCGTGATGGACTGGGTGAGCCCGAACATCGTCGTGCGCGTGCTGCTCGGCGTTGCGACGCTCGTGTTCTTTGTACGTTTCATCGGCGAAACCAACGTGGTCGGCCTCTTCAAGCGCGAACGCGACACGGTTTTTGCATACTGGGATACACGGCTATACACCCCGGTTTGCTTCGTTTTCGCGCTGAGCCTTGGCGCTTTGGTTTGGATAGGGTAGTGCCGCGGTTTGCTTATGTAATACAGAGCAAGGCGTTGTATAAGCTCGATATTTTTATACAAAAGTTTTTATATAAAAGCAATAGAAAGCGCATCAAAAAAGACGTTTTGAGAATTTCAATCGTCCCTTTTAACGCG from Bifidobacterium sp. ESL0800 encodes:
- a CDS encoding DUF3995 domain-containing protein, which produces MELLKHILIVLDIVMSVAILSVHAYWACGGTKLTEYVLPAYKHDYKPHLMHVKAGDQPPAWAAWCVVFCFVVQIALLVMDWVSPNIVVRVLLGVATLVFFVRFIGETNVVGLFKRERDTVFAYWDTRLYTPVCFVFALSLGALVWIG